In Coccidioides posadasii str. Silveira chromosome 4, complete sequence, one genomic interval encodes:
- a CDS encoding uncharacterized protein (EggNog:ENOG410PQ6G~COG:K~BUSCO:161at33183), producing the protein MAKSFRSVIESVLEEISLCGDRGASPAEVLGFVDAVYATQSLHNGTGRGTARPPKVDHQLKCCLWAWLTRHPEVSVGKNGEGNGFTLDQVLASNPSQTPLSGEIDPSLISENTAGPKEAAQDAFRVFVSQERMWLTITGHKPDNYRIFPLEFTLLSIIASHKSRGVVQGDLVRLSGQDKRSVPKRTDTLQQKGYIEKKAIQYKGARTSLCILRKYAASAPAEISQSIRPESERVGNPQFDEMIDFSALLDKLFGCLREHRVITRNDLKEKLGMTELWRSKVLRRAIRKLEAIGCVRRVQALSQYSEAMRSSHASIMLIREPTEKDIQLFHEDSSAVIASLQQDDDLDEAQAQTEAIEDMSGAGTLQPSDAKQSIVRDAGRRIPQWTPDQSLPNFIFSLVDKAGTRGMDNLEIAGESMGIFFRRPIEALLSRLVDSWQYSQPLHLRHLSLVRDTALRGTISYFVQYSVRNFAALVEDGQASWEAVETPVKKGATRPPPIDAKPELDAHGFVITKEPPNLVKQGNATLRECLESAKPNDYVVTHRDPAVVCLRDGTFGVRFGSRWRSQDATRAISRSVSAGLQSDIKDGIKRKTPDAGLGDLEEMSKIPVVSDMHKSKRRKKMNDLEQMSELDRLKAKGYDESWTAYSTLTLERPVPGLYLTPVGKRRAFGMRQGRPARSRVAIFKLPRLNEFSWFADETTAGVSENEPVSMRLTRSSGAKEIAAAAAPRSSSRLSERSSVDRSIDKLRDSMVDSLPEEQNGQLVASTEATPRDADSASAVTERSARKRKPSSLDDINPAQAQTMPEKPRRGRPPKKRRFTRDSKPRQIAQDVYASPDASASSGTQNITDINGELQQQQGSPPNVEPNYVLERSQNGKADTLAQSQDSSGEVVDENPLDLELAAQQSSTSVPTTATQRNKPKEHDVDLPVVPPGTLHAPTQEEQFEVIPMEIHTSVPRDEIGVPTGSGSQATKANGAHVDMSIEPLETKPLPVPSSVAPSEAKDETSKSSVKKDSRGGSIAFQRRKIVMDIIEQCGGAHPLGTELWYPFSTVWLKTRTEKPDMRTIRSAVKSLVDAGKLRQLTFSGKNSKGLMVTKSLIAKPDIDSMDPMIRDLQSAMLSADPQLYLHPKATIDPSLKKSHKGFAGHDLKLPEVENEVRVTLSYIPAKFRPRQPKPRTLRFIEDGRSFGRGDFGAGECYRRVRRLKSLQKMPSTSPFLDSLSIPAPYAPAIARPPVLRPWPLDEGYAGMVFGANWKPSLLLMLMSPAQTFNAATGTFGTGVCYMTRRRRSYRKKAVMPKLESLPNGLNDILSTSRKRSVDLSNVADPASTGFFSDIDTVRDWELRNEFPDGPPDEMLRYIDHAIPGPFESAPLEGPIRFEIDQPPPQQRKPMEPPVTRLATSRAIMEAFPARYKPLALGWMPQKGSVQPQRADAQSGRRLTQLQETTKAAQGAVKSVDRIFKRVRYAKDFPQRIAQKLTVAIVVVRTLAGGLEGKLIDWPLVTSVFPDYDSKFIQDRGKSIVSRHRLQMAKMQRDFQERYIEAYENDLVPSIDYNNLQEYDWESVVNWAEEQLERPSLQKVPSLPATHEQFVSIFDVRTEQMLDIDELYQHNAQTTIPRKRTLYANVPFSVPLGQKRPNTVSTLGDNNKAESIRRLEVAKTWVRANVITTEETYRPTEARQILERFGEELIGEAIQSLITERVISMSNRGKVTPGRNYDVTEHFLHAFGRKRAVEAVQLRRALHFKLTILDPAIQSEGKYKLEYGADDGDILVMINLATQGRVTIRPLNPPRNKYGLTERGYLTRMMDKTKLRFDVEIHPVPDRYIYGNPLAEKIDQTPVPNTDITVSEFGTSSTLPKVPLWVDVHGQFSKLLWELAVGAVVGLLAAIPGAGADTIGRIMQPYLGTWEVELVLQWLYVVGAVRHVREDGMEDDAKAKGGWTVKEWWYLALGS; encoded by the exons ATGGCAAAGAGCTTCAGATCCGTCATCGAGTCTGTACTGGAAGAGATCTCCCTGTGTGGCGACCGCG GTGCATCCCCAGCTGAAGTGCTGGGCTTTGTTGACGCAGTCTATGCTACACAAAGTTTGCATAACGGCACTGGACGTGGGACAGCACGTCCGCCAAAGGTTGACCATCAGCTGAAATGTTGTCTATGGGCGTGGTTGACACGGCATCCTGAGGTTTCAGTCGGAAAGAACGGAGAAGGAAATGGCTTCACCCTGGATCAAGTCCTGGCAAGCAACCCGTCACAGACACCCTTATCAGGAGAGATAGATCCATCTCTCATTTCTGAGAACACGGCCGGACCAAAGGAAGCCGCACAAGATGCATTCCGTGTCTTTGTTTCGCAAGAGCGCATGTGGCTCACGATCACGGGCCATAAGCCTGACAACTATCGCATTTTCCCTTTAGAGTTTACCCTTCTGTCCATCATCGCATCTCACAAGTCTCGAGGAGTAGTCCAAGGTGACCTCGTCAGGCTCAGCGGTCAAGATAAGCGTTCTGTGCCCAAACGGACCGATACGCTCCAGCAGAAGGGCTACATCGAGAAGAAGGCGATTCAATACAAGGGCGCAAGAACGAGCTTGTGCATTTTACGCAAGTATGCTGCCTCAGCGCCAGCAGAGATCTCCCAGTCGATCCGGCCCGAGAGTGAACGTGTTGGGAATCCCCAGTTCGACGAGATGATTGATTTCTCTGCCCTGCTGGACAAACTATTTGGGTGCTTGAGAGAGCACAGAGTGATCACGAGAAATGACCTGAAAGAAAAGCTGGGAATGACGGAGCTCTGGCGCTCGAAGGTTCTACGACGAGCCATCAGGAAGCTGGAAGCCATTGGATGCGTGCGACGTGTCCAAGCCCTTTCACAGTATTCCGAGGCGATGCGATCCTCGCACGCGTCCATCATGCTTATCCGTGAACctacagagaaagatatcCAACTATTTCATGAGGACAGCTCTGCTGTTATTGCGTCCCTCCAACAGGACGATGACCTGGACGAGGCCCAGGCGCAAACCGAGGCCATAGAGGATATGTCAGGGGCTGGTACCCTTCAGCCAAGCGATGCCAAACAAAGTATCGTCCGAGATGCTGGTCGCAGAATTCCCCAATGGACTCCGGATCAAAGTCTCCCAAATTTCATCTTCAGCCTAGTTGATAAGGCCGGGACAAGAGGAATGGACAATTTG GAAATCGCTGGAGAATCAATGGGCATATTCTTTAGGCGGCCAATTGAAGCTCTTTTGTCTCGCCTTGTCGATTCATGGCAATATTCACAACCTCTCCATCTACGACATCTGTCTTTGGTCCGCGATACGGCCCTTCGTGGCACCATTTCCTACTTTGTTCAGTACTCCGTCCGAAATTTCGCAGCACTCGTTGAAGATGGCCAAGCTTCTTGGGAGGCCGTCGAAACCCCCGTTAAGAAAGGTGCAACTCGTCCTCCTCCGATTGATGCAAAGCCTGAGCTCGATGCACATGGGTTTGTAATCACAAAGGAGCCCCCAAATCTCGTAAAGCAAGGAAATGCTACTCTCCGAGAGTGTTTAGAATCTGCCAAGCCCAACGACTATGTTGTTACGCACCGTGACCCGGCTGTGGTGTGTCTCCGTGACGGCACATTTG GCGTTCGATTTGGAAGCCGATGGCGGTCACAAGACGCCACGAGAGCAATATCACGTAGTGTCTCAGCAGGACTACAAAGCGACATCAAAGACGGAATTAAACGTAAGACACCCGATGCCGGGCTTGGAGACTTGGAAGAGATGAGCAAGATTCCTGTGGTTAGCGATATGCATAAATCTAAgcgaagaaagaaaatgaacGATCTTGAACAGATGTCGGAGCTGGACCGACTCAAAGCCAAAGGCTACGACGAAAGCTGGACAGCATACAGTACTCTAACACTCGAAAGACCAGTTCCTGGTCTTTATTTAACGCCAGTTGGCAAAAGAAGGGCTTTTGGGATGAGGCAAGGCCGTCCAGCCCGGAGTCGCGTTGCAATTTTCAAATTACCAAGGCTGAACGAGTTCAGCTGGTTCGCCGATGAAACAACAGCTGGGGTCTCTGAAAACGAACCTGTGTCAATGCGACTGACACGGTCTTCTGGAGCTAAAGAGATTGCAGCGGCCGCCGCCCCGCGTTCTAGTAGCCGGCTAAGTGAGAGGTCGTCGGTGGATAGATCTATTGACAAGCTAAGAGATTCTATGGTAGATTCTCTTCCCGAGGAGCAAAACGGCCAACTTGTGGCCTCGACGGAGGCCACCCCTCGTGACGCGGATAGCGCTAGTGCCGTAACCGAGAGGTCTGCTAGAAAGCGAAAGCCGTCTAGCCTTGACGATATCAACCCCGCCCAGGCCCAAACAATGCCTGAGAAACCGCGGAGGGGTAGACCTCCCAAAAAGCGCCGTTTCACGCGTGACTCTAAGCCTCGTCAGATCGCACAAGATGTCTATGCTAGTCCTGATGCTTCCGCTTCGAGCGGGACGCAGAATATCACTGATATTAACGGTGAACTACAACAGCAACAAGGGTCACCGCCGAACGTTGAACCGAACTATGTACTGGAACGAAGCCAAAATGGGAAGGCAGATACTCTTGCTCAATCCCAGGACAGTTCTGGTGAAGTTGTAGATGAAAATCCGTTGGATTTAGAGTTGGCCGCTCAACAAAGCTCCACCTCGGTTCCGACCACCGCTACACAACGCAATAAGCCCAAAGAGCATGATGTTGACTTACCGGTTGTACCCCCTGGCACACTCCACGCACCAACTCAGGAAGAGCAATTCGAAGTAATACCGATGGAAATACATACAAGCGTACCTAGGGACGAGATTGGGGTCCCGACCGGATCTGGAAGCCAGGCAACTAAGGCTAACGGGGCACACGTCGATATGTCCATAGAGCCATTGGAAACGAAACCACTTCCTGTCCCTTCCAGCGTCGCTCCATCCGAGGCCAAAGACgaaacctcaaaatcaagTGTCAAGAAAGACTCCAGAGGAGGCTCCATTGCATTTCAGCGACGAAAGATTGTAATGGACATCATAGAACAGTGCGGAGGAGCTCACCCGCTAGGTACTGAGCTGTGGTATCCTTTCAGCACTGTCTGGCTCAAAACAAGGACAGAGAAGCCTGACATGCGCACAATCAGATCCGCCGTTAAATCGCTGGTTGACGCCGGAAAGCTTCGACAGCTCACTTTTAGTGGGAAGAACTCCAAAGGGCTTATGGTGACAAAGAGCCTAATCGCCAAGCCAGATATAGACTCGATGGATCCCATGATTCGGGACTTGCAGAGCGCCATGCTCAGCGCGGACCCTCAACTGTATCTACACCCCAAGGCCACCATTGATCCATCTCTGAAGAAGTCACACAAAGGCTTTGCCGGTCATGACTTAAAGCTACCTGAGGTCGAAAATGAAGTTCGGGTCACATTGAGTTATATTCCAGCCAAATTCCGCCCACGGCAACCCAAGCCGCGTACGCTTCGGTTCATTGAAGATGGCCGTTCATTCGGACGCGGGGATTTTGGAGCTGGTGAATGCTACAGAAGGGTTCGACGGCTCaaaagtcttcaaaaaatgCCGTCTACGAGTCCCTTCCTGGATTCTCTTTCGATCCCTGCACCGTATGCTCCAGCAATCGCCAGGCCTCCTGTTCTCAGGCCCTGGCCTCTTGACGAAGGTTACGCTGGTATGGTATTTGGCGCAAACTGGAAACCTAGCCTACTTTTGATGCTCATGTCACCAGCTCAGACATTCAATGCAGCGACCGGGACATTTGGAACCGGAGTGTGCTACATGACCCGGCGGAGGCGTAGCTATAGGAAAAAAGCGGTAATGCCGAAACTAGAATCTCTACCGAATGGGTTGAATGATATCTTATCTACATCGAGGAAACGCAGCGTAGACTTATCTAACGTTGCAGATCCAGCTTCAACCGGCTTCTTCTCCGATATAGATACCGTTAGGGACTGGGAACTAAGGAATGAATTTCCTGATGGCCCACCGGATGAGATGTTGAGGTACATTGACCATGCAATTCCTGGACCCTTCGAAAGCGCCCCATTAGAAGGCCCAATTCGTTTCGAGATTGATCAGCCCCCTCCTCAACAGCGAAAGCCCATGGAGCCACCGGTAACTCGACTGGCAACATCTCGCGCTATCATGGAAGCATTTCCCGCTCGGTATAAACCGTTAGCCTTAGGTTGGATGCCTCAAAAGGGCTCTGTTCAGCCACAGAGAGCAGATGCTCAATCTGGTAGACGTCTCACGCAGCTTCAGGAAACCACGAAGGCCGCGCAAGGAGCGGTAAAATCCGTGGATCGCATATTCAAGCGCGTTCGATATGCGAAAGATTTCCCTCAGCGGATCGCTCAAAAGCTCACTGTCGCGATAGTGGTTGTACGCACCTTGGCAGGAGGTTTAGAGGGCAAATTGATCGACTGGCCGTTAGTCACGTCTGTTTTCCCCGACTATGATTCGAAATTCATCCAAGATCGTGGTAAAAGTATAGTATCGCGGCATAGGCTGCAGATGGCTAAGATGCAGCGGGATTTTCAAGAGCGTTACATTGAAGCCTACGAAAATGACCTTGTGCCGAGCATTGACTACAACAATTTGCAAGAGTACGATTGGGAATCGGTGGTTAACTGGGCAGAGGAACAGCTTGAAAGGCCTAGTCTCCAGAAGGTTCCAAGCCTTCCAGCGACTCACGAACAGTTCGTCAGCATCTTCGACGTTCGAACAGAGCAGATGCTTGATATTGACGAGCTGTACCAGCACAATGCGCAAACTACGATTCCACGGAAACGGACACTATATGCCAACGTACCGTTTTCAGTTCCTCTTGGTCAAAAGCGCCCAAATACTGTTTCTACTCTAGGCGACAATAACAAAGCCGAGTCGATAAGACGCCTGGAAGTTGCAAAAACCTGGGTTCGCGCCAACGTAATCACGACAGAAGAAACATACCGGCCCACTGAGGCTCGGCAAATTCTCGAGCGCTTTGGTGAAGAGCTCATTGGGGAGGCAATACAATCCCTGATCACGGAGCGCGTTATATCCATGAGTAATCGTGGAAAGGTCACCCCAGGCCGGAACTACGATGTCACTGAGCATTTTCTGCATGCATTTGGCCGCAAACGAGCGGTTGAGGCGGTGCAGTTGAGACGAGCGCTACATTTCAAGCTCACCATTTTGGACCCTGCGATTCAATCAGAGGGAAAATACAAACTAGAATATGGGGCAGACGACGGTGACATTCTGGTCATGATCAACCTGGCAACACAGGGACGCGTTACGATCCGGCCGCTAAACCCGCCACGAAACAAATACGGGCTCACGGAGCGTGGGTATCTCACTCGAATGATGGATAAGACGAAGTTGCGCTTTGACGTGGAGA